The following proteins come from a genomic window of Finegoldia magna ATCC 29328:
- the radA gene encoding DNA repair protein RadA: MKKKTKYVCKNCGYEQAMWIGKCPSCNSWGSMQEQEIVDEKSNTTTTSSTKSSKAVKLVDVKIDSSERIQSSITELNRVFGGGLVRDSVSILTARPGAGKSTLLLELANDLASKNIKVLYISGEESTSQIKQRAMRTMEKIPENIWLISTTSMDNALDSIDKIKPDVIFLDSIQTFQLREYTSRPGSPVQTDECANKIVEICKNPEKPTLAIMVGHMTKSDEMAGLRTLEHLVDTVLYLEGESDDPLRLLTTTKNRFGRTGEIGLFNMQEDGIKEITDASDYFVTKRKKDVNGAALSVIKEGSRILVVEVEALVSKSFTPYPQRIGDSLRKDQLNTLISILEERAGMNMYDKNVIIKTTGGIKIQEQSVNLSIIMAIASSLMNKPIPSDVVFIGEVGLTGEIKRVPQIETRLKEIERLGYKKVYISQNTKLTQKYDLEIKQFDSIRSVISDIF, from the coding sequence ATGAAAAAGAAAACAAAATACGTGTGCAAAAATTGTGGCTATGAACAGGCCATGTGGATAGGAAAATGCCCCAGTTGTAACAGCTGGGGTTCTATGCAAGAACAAGAAATCGTAGATGAAAAATCAAATACTACAACAACAAGTTCGACTAAGTCTTCAAAAGCAGTTAAATTAGTCGATGTAAAGATAGATTCGTCGGAAAGAATTCAATCGTCGATTACTGAATTAAACAGAGTTTTTGGCGGAGGACTTGTGCGTGATTCCGTGTCAATTCTAACTGCAAGACCAGGAGCAGGGAAATCGACTTTGCTGTTGGAACTTGCAAATGATTTGGCTTCTAAAAACATAAAAGTTCTCTACATTTCTGGAGAAGAATCCACATCTCAAATCAAACAAAGAGCGATGAGAACTATGGAGAAAATCCCGGAAAATATTTGGTTGATTTCAACAACTAGTATGGACAATGCGTTGGATTCAATCGATAAAATAAAACCAGATGTGATTTTCTTGGATAGTATTCAAACATTCCAACTTCGTGAATACACATCACGCCCAGGATCTCCTGTGCAAACTGATGAATGTGCGAATAAAATCGTAGAAATCTGCAAAAATCCCGAAAAGCCAACTCTAGCGATTATGGTTGGTCACATGACAAAATCAGACGAAATGGCAGGGCTTAGAACGCTTGAACATTTGGTGGATACTGTGCTTTATTTGGAAGGTGAAAGTGACGATCCTTTGAGATTGTTGACAACTACGAAAAATAGATTCGGTCGAACTGGTGAGATTGGACTGTTTAATATGCAAGAAGATGGAATAAAAGAAATCACCGATGCGTCTGATTATTTCGTCACGAAAAGAAAAAAAGATGTAAATGGTGCAGCACTTTCTGTAATAAAAGAAGGTTCACGAATTTTGGTTGTGGAAGTGGAAGCATTGGTGTCCAAATCATTCACACCGTATCCGCAAAGAATAGGTGACAGTCTTCGCAAAGACCAATTAAACACTTTGATTTCTATCTTGGAAGAACGCGCTGGAATGAATATGTACGACAAAAATGTCATCATCAAAACCACAGGTGGAATCAAAATTCAAGAACAGTCTGTGAATTTGTCCATAATAATGGCGATTGCATCATCACTTATGAACAAACCAATTCCATCAGATGTAGTGTTCATCGGAGAAGTTGGATTGACAGGAGAAATCAAAAGAGTCCCACAAATAGAAACCAGATTAAAAGAAATCGAAAGATTGGGATACAAAAAAGTTTATATCTCACAAAACACGAAACTAACACAAAAATACGATCTCGAAATCAAACAATTTGATAGCATAAGATCGGTAATATCAGATATATTTTAA
- a CDS encoding M3 family oligoendopeptidase, whose amino-acid sequence MKFTEYKYTRPNFEEDKKKVEDLIKRFNDSTTSDEQIKIMEEMDKYKKTLSTNSNLAYIRHTIDTNDEFYKEEQDFLDEYMPHYSVLDTKMYEAINNSKFKDELVKHFGQHLFDLISCQLIFNEKAVPFKQKENQLTTKYNKLIASAQIEFDNKTLTLSQMAPYTQSKDRDERKAATRKISEFFAEHEKEIDDIYDEMVHVRTDMAKALGFDSYIEYQYKSLMRTDYDKNDVAKYREFVKKYVTPVYLELRKKQSKRIGIEDMKAYDNNVMFTDGNAKPHGGKDFLVDNAKKMYSELSSETKKFFDFMYERELFDLESKKGKEGGGYCTTIEDYESPFIFANFNGTTHDVEVMTHEAGHAFQAYTSMDGRIFEYIWPTFEACEIHSMSMEFLTWPWMELFFEEETNKFKFSHLDGAISFIPYGVTIDHFQHFVYENPDATAEERKAKYHEIELMYRPNLDYDDEFLEKGTWWYRQGHIFNNPFYYIDYTLAQVCAFQFLLKSRKNREEAFKDYLEICKVGGSQSFFGIMKSGNIKNPMNDGVLEEILPQLLEILDEIEKEL is encoded by the coding sequence ATGAAATTTACAGAATACAAATACACTAGACCAAATTTTGAAGAAGACAAAAAAAAGGTCGAAGATTTAATTAAAAGATTTAACGATTCCACAACTTCTGATGAACAAATCAAAATCATGGAAGAAATGGACAAATACAAGAAAACATTAAGCACTAATTCTAACCTTGCATACATTCGTCACACTATCGATACAAACGACGAATTCTACAAAGAAGAACAAGATTTCTTGGATGAATACATGCCACATTATTCAGTGCTTGACACTAAAATGTACGAAGCTATTAATAATTCCAAATTCAAAGACGAATTGGTTAAACATTTTGGTCAACATTTGTTTGATTTAATAAGCTGCCAATTGATTTTCAACGAAAAAGCAGTTCCATTCAAACAAAAAGAAAACCAATTAACTACTAAATACAACAAATTAATAGCATCTGCTCAAATCGAATTTGACAATAAAACATTGACATTGTCACAAATGGCTCCTTACACACAATCAAAAGATCGTGATGAAAGAAAAGCAGCTACAAGAAAAATCTCAGAATTTTTCGCAGAACACGAAAAAGAAATCGACGATATTTACGATGAAATGGTCCATGTAAGAACAGATATGGCTAAAGCTTTGGGATTTGATTCATACATTGAATACCAATACAAATCATTGATGAGAACTGATTATGACAAGAATGACGTTGCAAAATACAGAGAATTTGTCAAAAAATACGTAACACCAGTTTATCTTGAATTGAGAAAGAAACAATCCAAGAGAATCGGCATCGAAGATATGAAAGCTTACGATAACAACGTAATGTTCACTGATGGTAACGCAAAACCTCACGGAGGAAAAGACTTCTTGGTAGATAACGCTAAGAAAATGTACTCAGAATTGTCATCAGAAACTAAAAAATTCTTCGATTTTATGTATGAAAGAGAATTGTTCGATTTGGAAAGCAAAAAAGGTAAAGAAGGCGGAGGATATTGTACTACAATTGAAGATTATGAATCTCCATTCATCTTCGCAAACTTCAACGGAACTACTCACGATGTCGAAGTAATGACTCACGAAGCTGGCCACGCATTCCAAGCATACACTTCAATGGACGGAAGAATTTTCGAATACATCTGGCCAACATTTGAAGCATGTGAAATCCACTCAATGAGTATGGAATTTTTGACATGGCCATGGATGGAATTGTTCTTCGAAGAAGAAACTAACAAATTCAAATTCTCTCATTTAGACGGAGCTATTAGTTTCATTCCTTACGGAGTAACTATCGACCATTTCCAACACTTCGTATACGAAAATCCAGATGCAACAGCGGAAGAAAGAAAAGCAAAATACCACGAAATAGAATTAATGTATCGTCCAAACTTGGATTATGATGATGAATTCTTGGAAAAAGGAACTTGGTGGTACAGACAAGGTCACATCTTCAACAACCCATTCTATTACATTGATTACACATTGGCGCAAGTTTGCGCATTCCAATTCTTATTGAAATCAAGAAAGAACCGCGAAGAAGCATTCAAAGATTACCTTGAAATCTGTAAAGTTGGTGGAAGCCAATCATTCTTTGGAATAATGAAATCTGGTAATATCAAAAACCCAATGAACGATGGAGTTCTTGAAGAAATCCTTCCACAATTATTGGAAATATTAGACGAAATAGAAAAAGAATTATAA
- a CDS encoding ADP-ribosylglycohydrolase family protein, with protein sequence MNSDYKDRIKGALYAFAIGDSMGATTEFMTDVEISQKYDKITDIVGGGWLDLKAGECTDDTDMSICVMNCLMKNDNDNFEKNTMKLFVEWYNTHPRDIGNQCRRAIEHYIQYEIFIEEDDTALGNGSLMRALPCALLDNENSEELNIKQGKLTHNNDMCAEIIREYTQIIRDNINGKNHELKDTQLLKPSGYIVNTFNNAIHWAKENFVEDCIINAVNHGGDSDTIAAIAGSISGSIHGYSTIPKRWIEKLDENVKEEIEKFVEYLENQI encoded by the coding sequence ATGAACTCTGATTACAAAGATAGAATCAAAGGAGCGCTGTATGCATTTGCGATAGGCGATAGCATGGGTGCTACGACGGAATTTATGACAGATGTGGAAATCTCTCAAAAATACGACAAGATTACAGATATTGTCGGTGGAGGATGGCTTGATTTGAAGGCCGGAGAATGTACCGATGACACCGATATGAGTATTTGTGTTATGAATTGTTTGATGAAAAATGACAACGATAATTTTGAAAAAAATACAATGAAACTTTTTGTAGAATGGTACAACACTCATCCAAGAGATATTGGCAATCAATGTAGACGTGCTATTGAACATTACATTCAATACGAAATATTTATCGAAGAAGATGATACAGCACTTGGAAACGGAAGCTTGATGAGAGCACTTCCTTGTGCATTACTGGATAACGAAAACTCAGAAGAACTGAACATAAAACAAGGAAAACTTACACATAACAACGATATGTGTGCTGAAATTATACGAGAATACACACAAATTATCAGAGATAATATCAACGGGAAAAACCACGAGCTAAAAGATACGCAATTGTTAAAACCATCTGGATATATCGTGAACACTTTTAATAATGCGATTCATTGGGCAAAAGAAAATTTCGTTGAAGATTGTATTATAAATGCTGTAAATCACGGGGGAGATTCTGACACGATAGCTGCAATTGCAGGAAGTATCAGCGGCTCGATTCATGGATATTCTACAATTCCTAAAAGATGGATTGAAAAGTTAGACGAAAATGTAAAAGAGGAAATTGAAAAATTTGTAGAATATTTGGAAAATCAAATATAA
- a CDS encoding iron-containing alcohol dehydrogenase: MANGVLHIPGFIYFGEGTFSKLSELKGKKAIIVTGGNSMKKNGFVDRACEELKNANMEVCVFDGVEENPSVKTVEEGAKKMQEFQPDWIIALGGGSAMDAAKCMWAFYEHPELKFEDIIEPGSLPELRKKAKFVGIPSTSGTASEITAFSVITDTEKHIKYPLVSDHIVPDIAIVDPVLPSKMPKSVTANTGMDVVAHATEALVSNIANDYTDALAIHALKLVFEYLPKACENPDDMEAREKMHNASTMAGIAFTSASLGLVHSLAHKIGGEFGITHGLANAILLPYITQFNRKATNKVDWIEKELNVKDYPIAVRELAKKVGIPPTLKEVEEKFGFNKEKFDAVLDEMSKNAYEDPCTLTNPRESNPEIVKMIYTHAYNGEDITE; encoded by the coding sequence ATGGCAAACGGAGTACTTCATATTCCAGGTTTCATTTATTTCGGAGAAGGAACTTTTTCAAAATTAAGTGAATTGAAAGGTAAGAAAGCAATTATTGTTACAGGTGGAAATTCTATGAAGAAAAACGGTTTCGTAGATAGAGCTTGTGAAGAATTGAAGAACGCAAATATGGAAGTATGTGTTTTTGATGGCGTTGAAGAAAATCCATCAGTTAAAACTGTTGAAGAAGGCGCTAAGAAAATGCAAGAATTCCAACCAGATTGGATAATCGCATTAGGTGGCGGTTCTGCAATGGACGCTGCAAAATGTATGTGGGCTTTTTATGAACATCCTGAATTAAAATTCGAAGACATCATTGAACCAGGATCTCTTCCAGAACTTCGTAAAAAAGCAAAATTCGTTGGTATACCATCAACTTCAGGTACTGCAAGTGAAATCACTGCATTCTCAGTTATCACTGATACTGAAAAACACATCAAATATCCATTAGTATCCGATCACATTGTTCCAGACATCGCTATTGTAGATCCTGTTCTACCATCTAAGATGCCAAAATCAGTTACAGCAAATACTGGTATGGACGTTGTAGCCCACGCTACAGAAGCATTAGTATCTAATATCGCTAACGATTATACTGACGCACTTGCAATTCACGCATTGAAATTGGTATTTGAATATTTACCAAAAGCTTGCGAAAATCCAGACGACATGGAAGCTCGTGAAAAAATGCATAATGCATCAACAATGGCAGGTATCGCATTTACATCAGCTTCACTTGGTTTAGTTCACTCATTAGCACACAAAATTGGTGGCGAATTTGGAATTACTCACGGACTTGCTAACGCAATTCTACTTCCATACATCACACAATTTAACAGAAAAGCTACTAATAAAGTTGATTGGATTGAAAAAGAATTAAACGTAAAAGATTATCCAATAGCTGTTAGAGAATTAGCTAAGAAAGTTGGCATTCCACCAACATTGAAAGAAGTTGAAGAAAAATTCGGATTTAACAAAGAAAAATTTGACGCTGTATTGGATGAAATGAGCAAGAATGCTTACGAAGATCCATGTACTTTGACAAATCCTCGTGAATCAAATCCAGAAATAGTAAAAATGATATATACTCACGCTTACAACGGCGAAGATATAACAGAATAA
- the rpiB gene encoding ribose 5-phosphate isomerase B: protein MKIAIAADHGGFELKDSMVEYIKSLGNEVVDLGTNSADSVDYPDYAKKVCEEIQKGNSDLGILICGTGIGMSLAANKFEGIRAACVSDVYSAKMSRNHNNANVLCIGARVIGDEVAKLIIKTFLENEFEAGRHQRRVDKIMAFEKENKGL, encoded by the coding sequence ATGAAAATAGCAATAGCAGCCGATCACGGTGGATTTGAATTAAAAGATTCAATGGTTGAATATATAAAAAGTTTGGGAAATGAAGTTGTGGATTTGGGAACAAATTCAGCTGATTCAGTAGATTATCCAGATTATGCAAAGAAAGTTTGCGAAGAAATCCAAAAAGGAAATTCTGATTTGGGAATTTTGATTTGTGGAACAGGTATTGGCATGAGCTTGGCTGCGAACAAATTCGAAGGAATAAGAGCGGCTTGTGTGTCTGATGTGTACAGTGCGAAAATGAGCAGAAATCACAATAATGCAAATGTGCTTTGCATTGGAGCGCGTGTAATTGGAGATGAGGTTGCTAAACTTATCATCAAAACTTTCTTGGAAAATGAATTCGAAGCTGGTCGTCACCAAAGAAGAGTTGACAAGATAATGGCTTTCGAAAAAGAAAACAAGGGATTATAA
- the polA gene encoding DNA polymerase I produces the protein MSKKALIIDGSSLLFRGFYAIRDLTTKDGIHTNGVFGFMNMYYSVMGKINPDLVVVCFDRKEPTFRHEKYSEYKGNRQETPEELIGQFDMLKELLKAMGVSYIDLKGYEADDIAGTLAKQASSKDYDVYLLTGDKDYLQLIDDNTKVVLTKRGITETKIYDVDVLKEEYGITPKQMIDLKGLMGDKSDNIPGIDGVGEKTALKYIQKYGSIEGLYEHVDEISGKKTKQKVIDGEDIAYLSRELGTINTDVPEDLMGFGIEDCTIKEADNDHLIEVLTKLEFNSFIKKLPNEESNEKFEYENLDEKVDEIKAYIKENKKFTFALFNDDYYVDNEPVIFAIYTDKVYITRNVELVESFKEEFESKDINKLSFDIKPCIYHLMRYGIDISYNYDDVVIIEYLLDPSKTSYSMERSDPKVIGYDFKPLEDITGKGKSKKTILESDEKEIDNYVVKYMMFTNKLYEKISEIEEEDMMHLYRDVEIPLIKVLCDMEFTGVCVKKETLVEMGELFEDEIKSIEKSVEELIGKKININSSKQLAEVLFEDLELPVIKKNKTGPSTDQEVLEALSGRHEIIDYILRYRTITKLKTTYIDGMVDLIKKDGKIHTTFQQTIAQTGRISSTNPNLQNIPIRTEEGRLIRKAFVPSEGNMLLDADYSQIELRVLADLANDEVMLDAFKHGADIHRKTASEVFKVDFDKVTSLQRSNAKAVNFGIVYGIGDYSLSKDLHITRKEAKEYIENYLDTYKGIKQYMEDIVAIGKEKGYVETIMNRRRYIPELKSKNYNVRSFGERVALNTPIQGSAADIIKVAMVKFYNRLNEEKLKAKLILQVHDELIVDCPKDEREKVLEIMKDVMTHAVDLKVDMKIDVNSADNWYDAK, from the coding sequence ATGTCAAAAAAAGCTTTAATTATTGACGGCTCATCTCTTTTATTCAGAGGTTTTTATGCTATCAGAGATTTGACAACAAAAGATGGGATTCACACTAATGGTGTGTTTGGATTTATGAATATGTATTATTCTGTTATGGGAAAAATCAATCCAGATCTTGTAGTTGTGTGTTTTGATAGAAAAGAACCAACTTTCAGGCACGAAAAATATTCTGAATACAAGGGCAATCGTCAAGAAACTCCGGAAGAATTAATCGGCCAATTCGATATGTTAAAAGAATTGTTGAAAGCGATGGGAGTTTCATACATTGATTTGAAAGGATATGAAGCAGACGACATCGCAGGAACATTGGCAAAACAAGCTTCATCAAAAGATTACGATGTGTATTTGTTGACTGGTGACAAGGATTATTTGCAACTTATTGACGACAACACAAAAGTTGTCCTTACAAAAAGAGGAATCACTGAAACAAAAATCTACGATGTAGATGTTTTGAAAGAAGAATACGGAATTACTCCTAAACAAATGATTGATTTGAAAGGTTTGATGGGAGATAAATCGGACAATATTCCAGGAATTGATGGAGTTGGAGAAAAGACTGCACTTAAATACATTCAAAAATACGGAAGTATTGAAGGATTGTACGAGCATGTCGATGAAATTTCCGGCAAGAAAACTAAGCAAAAAGTCATTGATGGAGAAGACATTGCATATTTGAGTAGAGAACTTGGAACGATTAATACAGATGTTCCCGAAGATTTAATGGGATTTGGAATCGAGGATTGTACTATAAAAGAAGCTGACAATGATCATTTGATTGAAGTCCTTACTAAACTTGAATTCAACAGTTTTATCAAAAAACTTCCAAACGAAGAATCTAATGAAAAGTTTGAATATGAAAACTTAGATGAAAAAGTAGATGAAATTAAAGCTTATATTAAAGAGAACAAAAAGTTTACTTTTGCATTGTTCAATGATGATTATTATGTGGACAATGAGCCTGTGATTTTTGCTATTTACACTGACAAGGTGTATATTACAAGAAACGTAGAACTTGTAGAATCATTCAAGGAAGAATTCGAATCGAAAGATATCAACAAGCTTTCATTTGATATCAAACCATGTATTTATCACTTAATGCGATATGGTATCGACATTTCGTACAATTACGATGATGTTGTAATCATTGAATATTTGCTCGATCCATCCAAGACAAGTTATAGCATGGAAAGATCTGACCCGAAAGTTATCGGATATGATTTCAAGCCGCTTGAAGATATTACAGGAAAAGGCAAATCCAAGAAGACTATTTTGGAATCTGACGAGAAAGAAATCGACAATTACGTTGTGAAATACATGATGTTCACGAACAAATTGTACGAAAAGATTTCAGAAATAGAAGAAGAAGATATGATGCATCTGTACAGAGATGTTGAAATTCCTTTGATAAAAGTTTTGTGTGACATGGAATTTACGGGAGTTTGTGTCAAGAAAGAAACTTTGGTCGAGATGGGAGAACTTTTCGAAGATGAGATAAAATCAATCGAAAAAAGTGTTGAAGAACTTATCGGAAAGAAAATCAACATCAACTCATCAAAGCAATTGGCAGAAGTGTTGTTTGAAGATTTAGAGCTTCCTGTGATAAAGAAGAACAAAACGGGCCCATCGACAGACCAAGAAGTTTTGGAAGCTTTAAGTGGAAGACACGAAATTATCGACTACATCTTAAGATACCGAACAATTACGAAACTTAAAACAACATATATCGATGGAATGGTGGATTTAATCAAAAAAGACGGCAAAATCCACACGACTTTCCAACAAACTATCGCACAAACTGGAAGAATTAGCTCAACTAATCCTAACTTGCAAAACATTCCTATCAGAACTGAAGAAGGAAGACTCATTAGAAAAGCATTTGTTCCAAGCGAAGGAAATATGCTGCTGGATGCGGATTATTCCCAAATAGAGCTTAGAGTGTTGGCTGATTTGGCAAATGATGAGGTTATGCTTGATGCATTCAAGCACGGTGCGGATATTCACAGAAAAACTGCCAGCGAAGTGTTCAAGGTTGATTTTGATAAAGTAACATCACTTCAAAGATCCAACGCAAAGGCTGTAAACTTCGGTATTGTTTACGGAATTGGAGATTATTCTTTAAGTAAAGATTTGCATATAACTAGAAAAGAAGCCAAAGAATACATCGAAAATTATTTGGACACTTACAAAGGTATCAAACAATACATGGAAGATATAGTTGCAATTGGCAAGGAAAAAGGCTACGTTGAAACTATTATGAATAGAAGAAGATACATTCCAGAATTGAAATCCAAAAACTACAATGTTAGAAGTTTTGGGGAACGTGTGGCACTTAATACGCCAATCCAAGGATCAGCAGCGGATATCATCAAAGTTGCTATGGTCAAATTCTACAATAGATTGAACGAAGAAAAACTTAAAGCAAAATTGATTTTGCAGGTTCACGATGAGCTTATTGTTGATTGTCCAAAAGACGAACGAGAAAAAGTTCTTGAAATAATGAAAGATGTCATGACACATGCTGTTGATTTGAAAGTCGATATGAAGATTGATGTAAACAGTGCAGATAATTGGTATGATGCAAAATAA
- the coaE gene encoding dephospho-CoA kinase (Dephospho-CoA kinase (CoaE) performs the final step in coenzyme A biosynthesis.): MMQNKKIIVVCGNIASGKSTVCRRIREKGFVVIDLDEITHQIYEQGTDLYYKLIDEFGKEILDENSDIDRKKLSKLVFNSKTLLKKLEELTHTDIILRVVKRIKKEKSDLIFLEISMYLESKNLVDKYINVDEDWVVVADRDIRIQRIIDRNNFDYDTAVTRINSQLDYEKKISEFDEVIVNNTTESDLILKVDELIDREKL; the protein is encoded by the coding sequence ATGATGCAAAATAAAAAAATCATCGTAGTTTGTGGAAATATCGCAAGCGGGAAAAGTACGGTGTGCAGAAGAATTAGAGAAAAAGGCTTTGTTGTAATAGATTTGGATGAGATTACTCACCAAATCTATGAGCAAGGTACAGATCTTTATTACAAGCTTATTGATGAGTTTGGAAAAGAAATTTTAGACGAAAATTCTGACATAGATAGAAAAAAACTTTCCAAACTTGTATTTAATTCAAAAACATTATTAAAAAAGCTTGAAGAATTGACACATACTGATATAATATTAAGAGTAGTAAAAAGAATTAAGAAGGAAAAGTCTGATTTGATTTTTCTAGAAATTTCTATGTATTTGGAAAGCAAAAATTTGGTTGACAAATATATCAACGTCGATGAAGATTGGGTAGTTGTAGCTGATAGGGACATTAGAATTCAAAGAATAATCGATAGAAACAACTTTGATTACGATACTGCGGTTACAAGAATTAATTCTCAGCTAGATTATGAGAAAAAAATTAGCGAATTTGACGAAGTTATTGTAAACAACACGACTGAATCAGATTTAATACTCAAAGTTGACGAACTAATAGATAGGGAAAAATTATGA
- a CDS encoding lytic transglycosylase domain-containing protein, translating into MKFIKRFLITIISIIVIVFLVGFGVSAYSTMTRPVKYVDLVNTYSKEYNVDPLLVMSVIKVESNFDPSVKSKAGALGLMQLMPDTAESINNMRNTHFTVDDLKKPDKNIEMGTAYLSYLLHHFKNHDLAIAAYNGGIGNVKEWLSNESFSKDGQTLDDIPSSETKYYVVKVENQYNIYKIFYEDTKLEENMHKSFKVWAKNYIKLIKNIINKY; encoded by the coding sequence ATGAAATTTATTAAAAGATTTTTAATCACGATTATTTCAATTATTGTGATTGTGTTTTTAGTTGGATTTGGCGTGAGTGCTTATTCTACTATGACAAGACCAGTTAAATATGTAGATTTAGTTAATACATACTCAAAAGAATACAACGTTGATCCACTTTTGGTTATGAGTGTCATTAAAGTTGAATCTAACTTTGATCCAAGTGTAAAATCAAAGGCTGGAGCTTTAGGGCTTATGCAATTGATGCCAGACACTGCTGAAAGTATTAACAATATGAGAAATACTCACTTTACAGTAGATGATTTGAAAAAACCTGACAAAAACATCGAAATGGGTACTGCATATTTATCGTACTTGTTACATCATTTCAAAAACCACGATTTGGCGATTGCTGCTTACAACGGTGGAATTGGAAATGTAAAAGAATGGTTATCGAACGAATCTTTTTCGAAAGATGGTCAAACTTTAGACGATATTCCATCTTCTGAGACGAAATACTACGTTGTAAAGGTTGAAAACCAATACAATATTTACAAAATTTTCTACGAAGATACTAAGCTAGAAGAAAATATGCACAAAAGTTTCAAAGTTTGGGCGAAAAACTACATTAAATTAATCAAAAATATTATTAACAAATATTAA
- the rsxC gene encoding electron transport complex subunit RsxC, whose amino-acid sequence MSLENLTFKGGFHMDDHKSYTQNCPLDTNFEPKMVYIPLHQHIGAPCTPIVKVGDEVKVGQKIGESKATISAPVHSSVSGKVMKIEQMVLSNGQKGEVVVIESDGLNELGYTETNDDFTQLSKEVILERIKEAGIVGLGGAGFPTHLKMNKKPDVKIEQVILNGAECEPYLTSDQLNMELYPQKAIGGLKIIMKLMDCDKGYIGVEDNKQKAIGILKNAAKDEKNISICSVKTKYPQGDERRLINAITGKKISKAQRSNERGVQGLNISSAMAIYDAVVHSIPLTHRIVTMTGSAIKEPKNIYVPVGTKFKDLVDYCDGFKETPYKIVVGGPMMGACQYNLEAPTVKTTGGIICMNEKDATLASPEPCIKCAKCVDVCPIGLLPLFLQLKSLNGDFEGAEKMHLNDCIECGTCSYICPSNRPLVEAIVHAKTQLKAQQRKRG is encoded by the coding sequence ATGAGTTTAGAAAATCTGACTTTTAAGGGCGGATTTCACATGGATGATCATAAATCCTACACTCAAAATTGTCCTTTAGATACAAATTTTGAACCTAAAATGGTTTACATCCCATTGCATCAACACATTGGTGCGCCTTGTACACCTATAGTAAAAGTAGGCGACGAGGTTAAAGTGGGCCAAAAAATTGGTGAATCTAAAGCGACTATTTCAGCGCCTGTTCACAGTTCAGTTAGTGGAAAGGTTATGAAAATTGAGCAAATGGTATTGTCAAATGGTCAAAAAGGTGAAGTCGTAGTAATCGAATCAGACGGTTTAAACGAGTTAGGATACACTGAAACAAATGATGATTTTACACAATTATCAAAAGAAGTTATCCTAGAGAGAATAAAAGAAGCTGGTATAGTAGGTTTGGGTGGAGCAGGATTCCCTACACATCTTAAGATGAATAAAAAACCCGATGTAAAAATCGAGCAAGTTATCTTAAACGGGGCAGAATGTGAACCTTATTTAACTAGTGACCAACTTAACATGGAATTATATCCTCAAAAAGCTATCGGTGGATTGAAAATTATCATGAAATTGATGGATTGCGACAAAGGATACATAGGGGTTGAGGATAACAAACAAAAAGCTATCGGAATTTTGAAAAATGCCGCTAAGGATGAGAAAAATATTTCGATTTGCTCTGTTAAAACAAAATACCCACAAGGGGACGAAAGAAGACTTATCAATGCAATTACTGGTAAGAAGATTTCGAAAGCTCAAAGATCAAACGAAAGAGGAGTTCAAGGTTTGAATATTTCAAGTGCTATGGCGATTTACGATGCTGTAGTTCATAGTATTCCTTTGACTCATAGAATTGTGACAATGACAGGTTCAGCTATCAAAGAACCTAAAAATATATACGTTCCAGTAGGTACTAAATTCAAAGATTTAGTAGATTATTGCGACGGATTCAAAGAAACACCGTATAAGATTGTAGTTGGTGGACCTATGATGGGTGCTTGCCAATACAATTTGGAAGCTCCAACTGTTAAAACAACAGGTGGAATTATTTGCATGAACGAAAAAGATGCAACTCTTGCTTCTCCAGAACCTTGTATTAAATGTGCTAAGTGCGTGGATGTATGTCCTATCGGCTTATTACCATTGTTCTTACAATTAAAATCATTGAATGGTGATTTTGAAGGAGCAGAAAAAATGCATTTGAATGATTGTATCGAATGTGGTACTTGCAGCTATATTTGTCCATCAAACAGACCATTAGTTGAAGCAATTGTACACGCAAAGACTCAATTAAAAGCACAACAAAGGAAAAGGGGATAG